The following proteins come from a genomic window of Zonotrichia albicollis isolate bZonAlb1 chromosome 12, bZonAlb1.hap1, whole genome shotgun sequence:
- the LOC102071399 gene encoding 6-phosphofructo-2-kinase/fructose-2,6-bisphosphatase 4 isoform X5, with product MAAAPGARELTQNPLQKTWEPYDNGLPAGHSAQRGVCMTNCPTLIVMVGLPARGKTYISKKLTRYLNWIGVPTKEFNVGQYRRDLVKKYKSFEFFLPDNEEGLKIRKQCALAALNDVRQYLSEENGHVAVFDATNTTRERRETIYKFGEENGYKTFFVESVCVDPEVIAANIVQVKLGSPDYVDCSNDEATEDFMKRIECYKNSYETLDETLDKDLSYIKIMDVGRSYLVNRVMDHIQSRIVYYLMNIHVTPRSIYLCRHGESELNLKGRIGGDPGLSVRGKEFAKSLSQFINEQNIKDLKVWTSQMKRTIQTAEALGVPYEQWKVLNEIDAGVCEEMTYEEIQENYPLEFALRDQDKYRYRYPKGESYEDLVQRLEPVIMELERQENVLVICHQAVMRCLLAYFLDKPAEQLPYLKCPLHTVLKLTPVAYGCKVESIFLNVEAVNTHRDKPENVGVNRSREEALRTVPTHL from the exons TATGTATGACCAATTGCCCTACTCTGATTGTCATGGTGGGTCTCCCAGCAAGAGGAAAAACCTACATCTCCAAGAAGCTGACACGCTACCTAAACTGGATTGGAGTGCCCACAAAAG AATTTAATGTTGGTCAGTATCGTCGAGATTTGGTGAAAAAGTATAAATCCTTTGAATTCTTCCTGCCTGACAATGAAGAAGGCTTGAAAATCAGGAA ACAGTGTGCCTTAGCCGCGCTGAACGACGTCCGGCAGTACCTCAGCGAGGAGAACGGGCACGTGGCT GTCTTTGATGCTACAAACACAACTCGAGAACGTAGAGAAACTATTTATAAATTTGGTGAAGAAAATGGATATAAG ACCTTTTTTGTGGAGTCTGTATGTGTTGATCCAGAGGTCATTGCTGCAAACATTGTG caAGTGAAGCTGGGCAGTCCTGACTATGTGGATTGTAGCAATGATGAAGCCACAGAAGACTTCATGAAAAGAATAGAGTGCTACAAGAACTCGTATGAGACTTTAGATGAAACTCTGGACAA GGATCTTTCTTACATTAAAATCATGGATGTTGGAAGGAGTTACCTGGTGAACAGAGTGATGGATCACATCCAGAGCCGGATTGTCTACTACCTCATGAATATCCACGTGACTCCTCGGTCAATCTACCTCTGCCGCCACGGGGAGAGCGAGCTCAACCTCAAGGGCAGGATAGGAGGAGATCCTGGGCTGTCTGTCAGGGGGAAGGAA TTTGCCAAAAGCTTGTCACAGTTTATTAATGAACAAAATATCAAAGATCTGAAAGTTTGGACCAGCCAGATGAAACGGACAATTCAGACTGCTGAAGCCTTGGGAGTGCCTTATGAGCAGTGGAAGGTTTTGAATGAGATAGATGCA GGAGTATGTGAAGAAATGACATATGaagaaatacaggaaaattATCCTCTTGAATTTGCACTGAGAGACCAAGACAAATACAGATACAGATACCCTAAAGGAGAG TCCTATGAAGATCTTGTTCAGAGGCTGGAGCCAGTAATTATGGaactggaaaggcaggagaatGTGCTTGTCATTTGTCACCAGGCTGTCATGCGCTGTCTGCTTGCCTATTTCCTTGACAAGCCTGCAG AACAACTGCCCTACCTGAAGTGCCCACTGCATACCGTCCTAAAGCTAACCCCAGTGGCTTATG GATGTAAAGTAGAATCTATATTTCTGAATGTCGAAGCTgtaaacacacacagagataaACCTGAG AATGTAGGTGTGAATAGGTCGAGAGAAGAAGCTTTGAGGACAGTGCCCACCCACCTATAG
- the LOC102071399 gene encoding 6-phosphofructo-2-kinase/fructose-2,6-bisphosphatase 4 isoform X6, with protein sequence MAAAPGARELTQNPLQKTWEPYDNGLPAGHSAQRGVCMTNCPTLIVMVGLPARGKTYISKKLTRYLNWIGVPTKEFNVGQYRRDLVKKYKSFEFFLPDNEEGLKIRKQCALAALNDVRQYLSEENGHVAVFDATNTTRERRETIYKFGEENGYKTFFVESVCVDPEVIAANIVQVKLGSPDYVDCSNDEATEDFMKRIECYKNSYETLDETLDKDLSYIKIMDVGRSYLVNRVMDHIQSRIVYYLMNIHVTPRSIYLCRHGESELNLKGRIGGDPGLSVRGKEFAKSLSQFINEQNIKDLKVWTSQMKRTIQTAEALGVPYEQWKVLNEIDAGVCEEMTYEEIQENYPLEFALRDQDKYRYRYPKGESYEDLVQRLEPVIMELERQENVLVICHQAVMRCLLAYFLDKPAEQLPYLKCPLHTVLKLTPVAYGCKVESIFLNVEAVNTHRDKPENVDISRPTEDALVTVPAHH encoded by the exons TATGTATGACCAATTGCCCTACTCTGATTGTCATGGTGGGTCTCCCAGCAAGAGGAAAAACCTACATCTCCAAGAAGCTGACACGCTACCTAAACTGGATTGGAGTGCCCACAAAAG AATTTAATGTTGGTCAGTATCGTCGAGATTTGGTGAAAAAGTATAAATCCTTTGAATTCTTCCTGCCTGACAATGAAGAAGGCTTGAAAATCAGGAA ACAGTGTGCCTTAGCCGCGCTGAACGACGTCCGGCAGTACCTCAGCGAGGAGAACGGGCACGTGGCT GTCTTTGATGCTACAAACACAACTCGAGAACGTAGAGAAACTATTTATAAATTTGGTGAAGAAAATGGATATAAG ACCTTTTTTGTGGAGTCTGTATGTGTTGATCCAGAGGTCATTGCTGCAAACATTGTG caAGTGAAGCTGGGCAGTCCTGACTATGTGGATTGTAGCAATGATGAAGCCACAGAAGACTTCATGAAAAGAATAGAGTGCTACAAGAACTCGTATGAGACTTTAGATGAAACTCTGGACAA GGATCTTTCTTACATTAAAATCATGGATGTTGGAAGGAGTTACCTGGTGAACAGAGTGATGGATCACATCCAGAGCCGGATTGTCTACTACCTCATGAATATCCACGTGACTCCTCGGTCAATCTACCTCTGCCGCCACGGGGAGAGCGAGCTCAACCTCAAGGGCAGGATAGGAGGAGATCCTGGGCTGTCTGTCAGGGGGAAGGAA TTTGCCAAAAGCTTGTCACAGTTTATTAATGAACAAAATATCAAAGATCTGAAAGTTTGGACCAGCCAGATGAAACGGACAATTCAGACTGCTGAAGCCTTGGGAGTGCCTTATGAGCAGTGGAAGGTTTTGAATGAGATAGATGCA GGAGTATGTGAAGAAATGACATATGaagaaatacaggaaaattATCCTCTTGAATTTGCACTGAGAGACCAAGACAAATACAGATACAGATACCCTAAAGGAGAG TCCTATGAAGATCTTGTTCAGAGGCTGGAGCCAGTAATTATGGaactggaaaggcaggagaatGTGCTTGTCATTTGTCACCAGGCTGTCATGCGCTGTCTGCTTGCCTATTTCCTTGACAAGCCTGCAG AACAACTGCCCTACCTGAAGTGCCCACTGCATACCGTCCTAAAGCTAACCCCAGTGGCTTATG GATGTAAAGTAGAATCTATATTTCTGAATGTCGAAGCTgtaaacacacacagagataaACCTGAG AATGTAGACATTTCCAGACCTACCGAGGACGCTCTTGTAACAGTCCCTGCTCATCACTGA
- the LOC102071399 gene encoding 6-phosphofructo-2-kinase/fructose-2,6-bisphosphatase 4 isoform X4, producing the protein MAAAPGARELTQNPLQKTWEPYDNGLPAGHSAQRGVCMTNCPTLIVMVGLPARGKTYISKKLTRYLNWIGVPTKEFNVGQYRRDLVKKYKSFEFFLPDNEEGLKIRKQCALAALNDVRQYLSEENGHVAVFDATNTTRERRETIYKFGEENGYKTFFVESVCVDPEVIAANIVQVKLGSPDYVDCSNDEATEDFMKRIECYKNSYETLDETLDKDLSYIKIMDVGRSYLVNRVMDHIQSRIVYYLMNIHVTPRSIYLCRHGESELNLKGRIGGDPGLSVRGKEFAKSLSQFINEQNIKDLKVWTSQMKRTIQTAEALGVPYEQWKVLNEIDAGVCEEMTYEEIQENYPLEFALRDQDKYRYRYPKGESYEDLVQRLEPVIMELERQENVLVICHQAVMRCLLAYFLDKPAEQLPYLKCPLHTVLKLTPVAYGCKVESIFLNVEAVNTHRDKPEPKLERKTSSQETAGQPGEGN; encoded by the exons TATGTATGACCAATTGCCCTACTCTGATTGTCATGGTGGGTCTCCCAGCAAGAGGAAAAACCTACATCTCCAAGAAGCTGACACGCTACCTAAACTGGATTGGAGTGCCCACAAAAG AATTTAATGTTGGTCAGTATCGTCGAGATTTGGTGAAAAAGTATAAATCCTTTGAATTCTTCCTGCCTGACAATGAAGAAGGCTTGAAAATCAGGAA ACAGTGTGCCTTAGCCGCGCTGAACGACGTCCGGCAGTACCTCAGCGAGGAGAACGGGCACGTGGCT GTCTTTGATGCTACAAACACAACTCGAGAACGTAGAGAAACTATTTATAAATTTGGTGAAGAAAATGGATATAAG ACCTTTTTTGTGGAGTCTGTATGTGTTGATCCAGAGGTCATTGCTGCAAACATTGTG caAGTGAAGCTGGGCAGTCCTGACTATGTGGATTGTAGCAATGATGAAGCCACAGAAGACTTCATGAAAAGAATAGAGTGCTACAAGAACTCGTATGAGACTTTAGATGAAACTCTGGACAA GGATCTTTCTTACATTAAAATCATGGATGTTGGAAGGAGTTACCTGGTGAACAGAGTGATGGATCACATCCAGAGCCGGATTGTCTACTACCTCATGAATATCCACGTGACTCCTCGGTCAATCTACCTCTGCCGCCACGGGGAGAGCGAGCTCAACCTCAAGGGCAGGATAGGAGGAGATCCTGGGCTGTCTGTCAGGGGGAAGGAA TTTGCCAAAAGCTTGTCACAGTTTATTAATGAACAAAATATCAAAGATCTGAAAGTTTGGACCAGCCAGATGAAACGGACAATTCAGACTGCTGAAGCCTTGGGAGTGCCTTATGAGCAGTGGAAGGTTTTGAATGAGATAGATGCA GGAGTATGTGAAGAAATGACATATGaagaaatacaggaaaattATCCTCTTGAATTTGCACTGAGAGACCAAGACAAATACAGATACAGATACCCTAAAGGAGAG TCCTATGAAGATCTTGTTCAGAGGCTGGAGCCAGTAATTATGGaactggaaaggcaggagaatGTGCTTGTCATTTGTCACCAGGCTGTCATGCGCTGTCTGCTTGCCTATTTCCTTGACAAGCCTGCAG AACAACTGCCCTACCTGAAGTGCCCACTGCATACCGTCCTAAAGCTAACCCCAGTGGCTTATG GATGTAAAGTAGAATCTATATTTCTGAATGTCGAAGCTgtaaacacacacagagataaACCTGAG CCAAAGCTGGAGAGGAAGACTAGCTCTCAGGAAACAGCAGGACAGCCGGGGGAAGGAAATTGA